One genomic window of Mucilaginibacter sp. SJ includes the following:
- the fabD gene encoding ACP S-malonyltransferase, translating into MKAYIFPGQGAQFPGMGKDLYNQSEKARELFEKANEILGFRITDVMFEGTADDLVQTSVTQPAIYLHSTILATVLGDDFKPEMVAGHSLGEFSALVAAGALSFEDGLRLVAARANAMQKACEIQPSTMAAILGLDDFTVEDICQRISEVVVPANYNCPGQLVISGSIAGIDEACMKMTEAGAKRALKLKVGGAFHSPLMEAARVELEAAIVATEIKAPVCPIYQNIDAKPYTDPELIKHNLIAQLTGAVRWTQTVMHMLEDGATSFTEVGPGNVLQGLVKKVDKTVETASAALPQ; encoded by the coding sequence ATGAAAGCATATATTTTCCCGGGCCAGGGCGCCCAGTTTCCGGGTATGGGCAAGGACCTGTACAATCAATCAGAAAAAGCACGTGAGCTGTTTGAAAAAGCTAACGAAATCCTGGGTTTCCGCATTACTGATGTAATGTTTGAAGGCACTGCCGATGACCTGGTGCAAACCAGCGTTACCCAGCCTGCTATTTACTTACATTCAACCATTTTGGCCACGGTTTTGGGTGATGATTTTAAGCCCGAAATGGTTGCGGGCCACTCATTGGGTGAATTTTCGGCCCTGGTAGCCGCAGGGGCTTTGTCATTTGAAGATGGCTTACGTTTGGTAGCAGCACGTGCCAACGCTATGCAAAAGGCTTGTGAAATACAACCATCAACTATGGCCGCTATTTTAGGCCTGGATGATTTTACCGTAGAAGATATTTGCCAGCGCATAAGCGAGGTTGTTGTGCCTGCAAATTACAACTGCCCGGGTCAGCTGGTGATATCGGGCTCCATTGCCGGTATTGACGAGGCTTGTATGAAAATGACCGAAGCCGGTGCAAAACGTGCGCTAAAGCTCAAAGTAGGCGGAGCGTTCCATTCACCGTTAATGGAAGCCGCGAGGGTTGAACTGGAGGCCGCGATTGTGGCTACCGAGATCAAAGCCCCGGTATGCCCCATCTACCAAAATATAGATGCCAAGCCATATACCGACCCTGAGCTGATTAAACACAATCTGATAGCCCAGCTTACCGGTGCCGTTAGGTGGACACAAACCGTAATGCATATGCTTGAAGATGGTGCTACCTCATTTACCGAAGTGGGGCCGGGCAACGTACTGCAGGGCCTTGTTAAAAAGGTTGATAAAACCGTTGAAACTGCAAGCGCCGCGTTACCGCAATAA
- the folE gene encoding GTP cyclohydrolase I FolE — MSDSQFSQDTDDDDFGGYIKIDRYNQERIDSLKGNYHNVLKQIGEDAQREGLLKTPERVAKAMLYLTHGYELNAEEILNSAKFREDYSQMVVVKDIEVYSMCEHHMLPFFGKAHVAYIPNGHVVGLSKIPRVVDVFARRLQVQERLTNEIRDCIQQTLNPVGVGVVIECRHLCMSMRGVQKQNSVTTTSAFTGEFLKEKTRTEFLNLISSKLS; from the coding sequence ATGAGCGACTCACAATTTAGCCAGGATACCGACGATGACGATTTCGGCGGATATATTAAAATAGATCGTTATAACCAGGAGCGGATTGATAGTTTGAAAGGTAACTATCATAACGTGTTAAAGCAGATAGGCGAAGACGCCCAGCGCGAAGGTTTGTTAAAAACCCCCGAACGCGTTGCCAAAGCCATGCTTTATTTAACCCACGGTTACGAACTTAATGCAGAAGAGATCCTGAACTCGGCCAAATTCAGGGAAGATTACAGCCAGATGGTAGTAGTAAAAGACATTGAAGTTTATTCGATGTGCGAGCACCATATGCTGCCATTTTTTGGCAAGGCTCACGTGGCCTACATCCCTAACGGGCATGTGGTTGGTTTAAGTAAGATCCCGCGTGTGGTTGATGTTTTCGCCCGCCGTTTGCAGGTGCAGGAACGTTTAACAAACGAAATCCGCGATTGTATTCAGCAAACACTGAACCCTGTAGGCGTTGGTGTGGTAATTGAATGCCGTCACCTGTGCATGAGCATGCGCGGCGTACAAAAACAAAACTCGGTAACCACCACGTCGGCCTTTACGGGTGAGTTCCTGAAAGAAAAAACCAGGACCGAGTTTTTGAATTTGATTTCATCTAAGCTGAGTTGA
- a CDS encoding 6-pyruvoyl trahydropterin synthase family protein produces the protein MIHITRKEHFNAAHRMYREEWSAEKNFEVFGKCANPNWHGHNYNLFVTVKGEVTHATGYLIDLKELKIIINEYVIEKLDHKNINKDVDFMAGKMASTELLCIEIFNQLKGPIEAYEGVFLHSVRLYETENNSAEYFGG, from the coding sequence ATGATACATATAACGCGCAAGGAACATTTTAATGCCGCTCACCGGATGTACCGTGAGGAATGGAGCGCTGAAAAAAACTTTGAGGTGTTTGGCAAATGCGCCAACCCCAACTGGCATGGACACAATTACAACCTGTTTGTAACTGTAAAGGGAGAGGTCACGCACGCTACAGGCTATCTTATCGATTTAAAAGAGCTGAAGATAATTATTAACGAGTACGTTATCGAAAAGCTTGACCATAAAAACATCAATAAAGATGTTGATTTTATGGCCGGCAAAATGGCATCGACCGAGTTGCTCTGCATTGAGATCTTTAACCAGTTAAAAGGACCTATTGAGGCTTACGAAGGCGTATTTTTGCACTCGGTGAGGCTGTACGAAACCGAAAATAATTCTGCCGAGTATTTTGGCGGTTAA